One window of the Shewanella cyperi genome contains the following:
- the rsxC gene encoding electron transport complex subunit RsxC — MLSLIEQLDKGVLWRSAGGIHPPELKTLSNGSPIAKVSAVQPLLLALPQVGDNATLMVSVGDRVRKGQCLTTGSGIHYLPVHAPVSGTVTAIGQRPSNHASALPVLTLELTSDGADEWVELQSADPEAADTKTLLGKIRDAGIAGMGGAAFPSHIKLNPVSEIQLLIINGVECEPYITADDRLMREYADGIFDGIRIMERLLQPERIVIAIEDNKPEAAEAMEQALKRSKLSPGRARVTVIPTKYPSGGEKQLIQILTGQEVPSGGIPAQLGIVVHNVGTAYAVAEAVIQGKPLIERVVTVTGQGVGRPGNYWAPIGIQISDLLHQCQFKASQVQSVIQGGPMMGYTLPQLDVPLLKGSNCILVPTTDELGPDLDEKACIRCGECAQACPALLLPQQLFWHAKAGEYDKAESFNLRDCIECGCCSYVCPSDIPLVEYYRVAKAALRQDAEEKRQAERAKVRFEARLQRLEEEKQAREAKAREAAEKRQAAMTGQEKDAVAEALARIQAKKAAQATEDQSKAVTDTNTVADPKAKVAEAIARAKAKKAAQAEQGNKTPEQNDAAAPSETGDDTKAKVAEAIARAKAKKAAQAGLGNEAPVQNEAPAPSEAVDDTKSKVAAAVARAKAKKAAQAAGSSESDAVQERAPAQTAAEAAAEADNQGADAKAARVAAAIAKAKAKKAAADAGEKPQAAQVDAQISSEPNKETSPEPSKETSSEPNKEASAEPKADTPESAADAKAARVAAAIAKAKAKKAAASSESPESPGEPKAVQEVQSAIAQPQAGQALSAEEQKKQRIAAAVAKAKANKAARQQED; from the coding sequence GTGCTGAGTCTGATTGAGCAACTGGATAAAGGTGTACTGTGGCGCTCAGCCGGGGGCATTCATCCTCCGGAACTCAAGACCCTCTCCAACGGCAGCCCCATTGCCAAAGTCAGCGCCGTACAACCTCTGCTGCTGGCACTGCCCCAGGTTGGCGACAATGCCACCCTGATGGTGTCGGTTGGCGACAGGGTCCGCAAAGGGCAATGCCTGACCACAGGCTCTGGTATCCACTATCTGCCGGTGCACGCGCCCGTTTCCGGTACAGTGACGGCCATAGGCCAGCGGCCCAGCAACCATGCATCGGCCCTGCCGGTGCTGACACTTGAGCTGACCTCTGACGGTGCCGACGAGTGGGTTGAGTTGCAGTCTGCCGATCCGGAAGCGGCCGACACCAAGACCCTGCTCGGCAAGATCCGCGACGCCGGTATCGCCGGTATGGGCGGCGCAGCCTTTCCCAGTCATATCAAACTCAACCCCGTCAGCGAAATTCAGCTGCTGATCATCAACGGTGTTGAATGCGAGCCCTATATCACCGCCGACGACAGGTTAATGCGCGAATATGCCGATGGCATCTTCGATGGTATCCGCATCATGGAGCGCTTGCTGCAACCTGAACGCATTGTTATTGCCATTGAAGACAACAAACCCGAGGCAGCCGAAGCCATGGAGCAGGCGCTCAAGCGCAGCAAGCTCAGCCCGGGACGCGCCAGGGTGACTGTTATCCCCACCAAGTATCCCTCAGGTGGTGAAAAACAACTTATTCAGATCCTTACCGGTCAGGAAGTGCCCTCGGGCGGGATCCCGGCCCAGCTGGGTATAGTGGTGCACAACGTCGGCACCGCCTATGCGGTGGCCGAGGCCGTTATTCAGGGCAAACCCCTGATTGAGCGCGTCGTAACCGTCACCGGACAAGGAGTTGGCCGCCCGGGTAACTACTGGGCGCCCATCGGCATCCAGATAAGCGATCTGTTACACCAGTGCCAATTCAAGGCCTCTCAGGTACAAAGCGTTATCCAGGGCGGCCCCATGATGGGCTATACCCTGCCGCAATTGGATGTGCCGCTGCTCAAGGGCAGCAACTGTATCCTGGTGCCCACGACCGATGAGCTGGGGCCGGATTTGGACGAAAAAGCCTGTATCCGCTGCGGCGAATGCGCCCAAGCCTGTCCCGCGCTGCTGCTGCCGCAGCAGCTGTTCTGGCACGCCAAGGCCGGCGAATATGACAAGGCCGAAAGCTTCAACCTGCGTGACTGCATAGAGTGCGGCTGTTGCAGCTATGTCTGCCCCAGCGATATCCCGTTGGTGGAATATTACCGGGTAGCCAAGGCCGCCCTGCGCCAGGATGCGGAAGAGAAACGTCAGGCAGAGCGGGCCAAGGTCAGGTTCGAAGCCAGATTGCAGCGGCTTGAGGAAGAAAAACAAGCCCGCGAAGCCAAGGCCCGCGAAGCAGCGGAAAAACGTCAGGCCGCCATGACGGGCCAGGAAAAAGACGCCGTGGCCGAGGCCCTGGCGCGGATCCAGGCCAAAAAGGCTGCCCAGGCGACCGAAGACCAATCCAAGGCCGTAACCGACACCAACACTGTGGCAGATCCCAAGGCCAAGGTTGCAGAAGCCATAGCCCGCGCCAAGGCCAAGAAAGCCGCCCAGGCAGAACAGGGCAACAAAACCCCAGAACAGAACGACGCCGCTGCACCGTCGGAAACGGGTGATGACACCAAGGCCAAGGTTGCGGAGGCCATAGCCCGCGCCAAGGCCAAGAAAGCCGCCCAGGCAGGGCTCGGCAACGAAGCGCCTGTGCAGAACGAAGCCCCTGCACCGTCAGAGGCGGTTGACGACACCAAGTCAAAGGTTGCCGCGGCCGTTGCCCGCGCCAAGGCGAAAAAAGCCGCCCAGGCGGCCGGGTCATCCGAATCGGATGCCGTTCAGGAACGGGCTCCTGCGCAGACCGCAGCCGAAGCCGCTGCCGAAGCCGACAACCAGGGTGCGGATGCCAAAGCCGCCCGGGTCGCTGCAGCAATAGCAAAAGCCAAGGCCAAAAAGGCCGCCGCCGATGCTGGTGAAAAGCCGCAAGCGGCCCAGGTAGATGCCCAGATAAGCTCTGAGCCAAATAAAGAGACAAGCCCTGAGCCAAGTAAAGAGACAAGCTCTGAGCCAAATAAAGAGGCAAGTGCCGAACCCAAGGCCGATACACCCGAGTCGGCTGCAGACGCCAAAGCGGCCCGCGTCGCCGCGGCAATCGCCAAGGCAAAAGCCAAAAAGGCGGCAGCATCTTCCGAAAGCCCGGAAAGCCCCGGCGAGCCGAAAGCCGTTCAAGAGGTTCAGTCAGCTATAGCGCAGCCACAGGCCGGCCAGGCATTGTCGGCTGAAGAGCAAAAGAAACAACGGATTGCAGCTGCGGTCGCGAAAGCCAAGGCCAACAAAGCCGCCAGACAGCAAGAGGATTAA
- the rsxB gene encoding electron transport complex subunit RsxB encodes MSAIVIAVVLLSLLALVFGLILGYAAVRFKVEGNPIVDQVEALLPQTQCGQCGYPGCRPYAEAIANGDKINKCPPGGTATMEKLAELMGVEPEPLDAAIDNQVKKVAFIREEECIGCTKCIQACPVDAIVGAGKLMHTVIAADCTGCDLCVEPCPVDCIDMIPVAPSIKNWDWRLNAIPVTLVEEEKAC; translated from the coding sequence ATGTCAGCGATTGTTATTGCCGTTGTTCTTCTTAGCCTGCTGGCATTGGTGTTTGGTCTGATCCTCGGCTACGCCGCGGTGCGCTTCAAGGTGGAAGGTAATCCCATAGTCGACCAGGTGGAAGCCCTGTTACCGCAAACCCAATGCGGTCAGTGCGGCTATCCCGGCTGCCGTCCCTATGCCGAAGCCATAGCCAATGGCGACAAGATCAACAAGTGTCCCCCCGGCGGCACCGCCACCATGGAAAAGTTGGCCGAATTGATGGGTGTCGAGCCCGAGCCTTTGGATGCCGCCATAGACAATCAGGTCAAAAAGGTCGCCTTTATCCGCGAGGAAGAATGCATCGGCTGCACCAAATGCATCCAGGCCTGTCCCGTTGACGCCATAGTGGGTGCCGGCAAATTGATGCACACAGTTATCGCGGCCGATTGCACGGGTTGCGATCTGTGCGTTGAACCCTGCCCCGTGGATTGCATCGATATGATCCCTGTCGCCCCCAGCATCAAAAACTGGGATTGGCGCCTCAATGCCATCCCTGTCACCCTGGTTGAAGAGGAAAAAGCGTGCTGA
- the rsxA gene encoding electron transport complex subunit RsxA yields the protein MSEYLLLLIGTVLVNNFVLVKFLGLCPFMGVSSKLESAIGMSMATTFVLTLASILSYLVNQYLLLPFELGYLRTMSFILVIAVVVQFTEMLVQKTSDNLHRALGIYLPLITTNCAVLGVALLNINEKHNFIESAIYGFGAALGFSLVLILFSAMRERLAAADVPQPFRGGAIAMITAGLMSLAFMGFTGLVK from the coding sequence ATGAGTGAATATCTCCTGTTGTTGATCGGCACAGTGCTGGTCAATAACTTCGTCCTGGTAAAATTTCTCGGCCTGTGCCCCTTTATGGGGGTATCGTCCAAGCTTGAGTCCGCCATTGGCATGTCCATGGCGACCACCTTTGTGCTGACGCTGGCATCCATACTCAGCTATCTGGTCAACCAATACCTGCTGCTCCCCTTTGAGCTGGGCTATCTGCGCACCATGAGCTTTATTCTGGTGATCGCCGTAGTGGTGCAATTTACCGAGATGCTGGTGCAAAAAACCAGTGACAATCTGCACCGGGCATTGGGTATCTACCTGCCACTTATCACCACCAATTGCGCCGTACTTGGTGTGGCCCTGCTCAATATCAACGAAAAACATAACTTCATCGAATCCGCCATTTACGGATTCGGCGCGGCCCTGGGCTTTTCCCTGGTGTTGATTCTGTTTTCTGCCATGCGCGAACGTCTTGCTGCTGCCGATGTGCCACAGCCCTTTCGCGGTGGTGCCATCGCCATGATCACCGCCGGACTCATGTCCTTGGCCTTCATGGGTTTCACCGGACTGGTTAAGTAA
- a CDS encoding EAL domain-containing protein produces the protein MGVSKSFQAFLLLLLLAGLGASYFQGNNALQEQGQRLLSQYKQAVSQWQAWSDDGKSLHSTINTKFPLHFFQYTDAVDGSKNFTRGQLQAEAIDNQHLFRLELSDNRELTNGRLQVKLDTGAQVIAASQHYMQTAILMLALYLVTAIAFAIAMWRLKSRINYAADYLRNLMQFNFSALATSRLSGELKPLGDALEDGRTLLKRKVDALTLENEKLSKVAFQDAVTGFNTRHSFTRKLDEISKSDKTFFGMLAMVQATELANINQLLGRSAGDDYLAKIAACARKAAGKLPDAEFYRISSADFAIFLPGLVAGEADKFHEPFKALLDEYLQHIKVDSIAYTGMVPFQAGCDPIQLMALADAAVSIAQTLGPNSVQLLEKLSEEVELGDNRWRTAIDDIINRRAVRFMQQPILPCRSEVEVYRELFARFFNSEGKFMPTSTVIAMAERHGMAMELDKLVVNTVIKQLQENPNLRGNYGINISTSSVLQESFVSWLKDKLQRDRQLSARLVLELNEAGMQANIQASHKFVREMHSVGTRVSIERFGMGFTSFKFFREVRPDYIKLDGSYSEAIDQDANNKFLVRMMVDVARRLGIRVVATGVEQQVEKLALESLLIDGLQGYYIAQPQALGSEELN, from the coding sequence ATGGGTGTATCCAAATCCTTTCAAGCCTTTCTTCTACTACTCTTGTTAGCTGGCCTGGGTGCCAGCTATTTCCAAGGCAACAATGCGCTGCAGGAACAAGGACAAAGACTACTGAGCCAATATAAGCAAGCCGTTTCCCAGTGGCAGGCTTGGTCCGATGATGGCAAGAGCCTGCACAGTACCATCAACACAAAATTTCCCCTGCATTTTTTTCAATATACCGACGCGGTTGATGGCAGCAAAAATTTCACCCGTGGCCAGCTGCAAGCCGAGGCCATCGACAACCAACACCTGTTCAGGCTGGAATTGAGCGATAACCGCGAACTCACCAACGGTCGATTGCAGGTCAAGCTCGATACCGGGGCCCAGGTCATCGCAGCATCGCAACATTATATGCAAACGGCAATCTTGATGCTGGCCCTGTATCTGGTTACCGCCATAGCATTTGCCATCGCCATGTGGCGCTTGAAAAGTCGCATTAATTACGCCGCCGACTATCTGCGCAATCTGATGCAGTTTAATTTCAGTGCCCTGGCCACATCCCGGCTCAGTGGTGAACTCAAGCCACTTGGTGACGCCCTGGAAGACGGGCGCACGCTGCTGAAGCGCAAAGTTGATGCCCTGACACTGGAAAACGAAAAGCTCTCCAAAGTGGCCTTTCAGGATGCAGTGACCGGCTTCAATACCCGTCACAGCTTCACCCGCAAGCTGGATGAAATCAGTAAATCCGATAAGACCTTCTTTGGTATGCTGGCCATGGTGCAGGCCACAGAACTGGCCAATATCAATCAGTTATTGGGCCGCAGCGCCGGTGATGATTATTTGGCCAAAATTGCCGCCTGCGCACGAAAAGCCGCCGGCAAGTTACCCGATGCCGAATTTTATCGCATCAGCAGCGCTGATTTTGCGATATTTTTACCCGGTCTGGTGGCAGGCGAAGCAGACAAGTTCCACGAACCATTCAAAGCCCTGCTCGATGAATATCTGCAACATATCAAAGTAGACTCCATCGCCTACACGGGTATGGTGCCCTTCCAGGCCGGTTGCGATCCCATACAGTTAATGGCATTGGCCGATGCCGCGGTCAGCATAGCCCAGACCCTGGGACCAAACAGCGTGCAGTTGCTTGAGAAGCTCAGCGAAGAAGTGGAGTTGGGTGATAACAGATGGCGCACCGCCATAGACGATATTATTAACCGCCGGGCAGTGCGTTTCATGCAGCAGCCGATCCTGCCCTGTCGTTCCGAGGTTGAAGTCTACCGGGAACTGTTCGCCCGATTCTTTAACAGTGAAGGCAAATTTATGCCCACCTCCACTGTGATAGCCATGGCCGAGCGCCACGGTATGGCAATGGAACTCGACAAGCTGGTGGTCAATACCGTCATCAAGCAGCTGCAGGAAAACCCCAACCTGCGCGGCAACTATGGCATCAATATCAGCACCTCATCGGTGTTGCAGGAAAGTTTTGTCAGCTGGCTCAAGGACAAGTTGCAGCGGGACAGGCAATTGTCTGCCCGTCTGGTGCTGGAACTCAACGAGGCCGGGATGCAGGCCAATATTCAGGCCTCCCATAAATTTGTGCGGGAAATGCACAGCGTCGGCACCCGGGTATCCATAGAGCGCTTCGGCATGGGCTTCACCTCCTTCAAATTCTTCCGCGAAGTCAGGCCCGACTATATCAAGCTGGATGGCAGTTACAGCGAGGCTATCGATCAGGATGCCAACAACAAGTTCCTGGTGCGTATGATGGTCGATGTCGCCAGGCGCCTGGGGATAAGGGTGGTCGCCACCGGCGTTGAACAGCAGGTGGAAAAACTCGCCCTTGAAAGTTTGCTCATCGATGGCTTGCAGGGCTACTACATAGCCCAACCCCAAGCCTTGGGTAGTGAAGAACTCAACTGA
- the uvrB gene encoding excinuclease ABC subunit UvrB, with the protein MSETVFELNSQYQPAGDQPTAIAKLVDGLEAGLASQTLLGVTGSGKTFTVANVIATLGRPTIIMAPNKTLAAQLYGEMKEFFPNNAVEYFVSYYDYYQPEAYVPASNTFIEKDASVNAHIEQMRLSATKALLERKDVVLVASVSAIYGLGDPDSYMKMLLHLRQGDHMGQRDILRRLSELQYKRNDMELQRGTFRVRGEVIDIFPADSERDAIRVELFDDEIERLSEFDPLTGQIIKRIARTTVYPKTHYVTPREKILDAIELIKQELRERKQQLLDANKLIEAQRIGERVQYDLEMMTELGYCSGIENYSRYLSGRNEGEGPPTLLDYLPADGLLIIDESHVTVPQIGAMYKGDRSRKTTLVEYGFRLPSALDNRPLKFEEFEALMPQTIYVSATPGHYELEKSDGEIAEQVVRPTGLLDPELEVRPVAIQVDDLLSEARKRIAVNERVLVTTLTKRMAEDLTEYLDEHGIKVRYLHSDIETVERVEIIRDLRLGVFDVLVGINLLREGLDMPEVSLVCILDADKEGFLRSERSLIQTIGRAARNVNGKVILYADRVTDSMARAMGETERRREKQRLFNLEHGIIPKGVVKKITDVMDIGEREAPTREYSKVAEPKGKYQGLDPHVLAQQIDELEKRMLQHARDLEFEQAAALRDEAHRLRETLLKI; encoded by the coding sequence GTGTCCGAGACCGTATTTGAGTTAAACAGCCAGTATCAGCCTGCGGGCGATCAGCCCACCGCCATTGCCAAATTGGTGGACGGCCTGGAGGCCGGGCTCGCCAGCCAAACCTTGCTGGGTGTAACAGGTTCCGGCAAAACCTTCACCGTGGCCAATGTGATTGCCACCCTGGGACGTCCCACTATTATCATGGCGCCCAACAAGACCCTGGCGGCTCAGCTCTACGGCGAAATGAAGGAGTTTTTCCCCAATAATGCCGTCGAATACTTCGTGTCCTATTACGACTATTATCAACCCGAAGCCTATGTACCTGCGTCCAATACCTTTATCGAGAAGGATGCCTCGGTCAATGCCCATATAGAACAGATGCGCCTCTCTGCGACCAAGGCACTGCTGGAACGCAAAGATGTGGTGCTGGTCGCCTCGGTGTCGGCCATTTACGGTTTGGGCGATCCCGACTCCTATATGAAAATGCTGCTGCATTTGCGCCAGGGCGATCATATGGGCCAGCGCGACATTTTACGCCGCCTGAGTGAACTGCAGTACAAGCGCAACGACATGGAATTGCAGCGCGGTACCTTCAGGGTGCGTGGTGAAGTGATCGACATCTTCCCGGCGGACTCGGAGCGCGATGCCATCCGGGTCGAACTGTTTGACGATGAAATTGAGCGGTTGAGTGAATTTGACCCGCTCACGGGACAGATCATCAAACGCATTGCCCGCACCACAGTGTACCCCAAGACCCATTATGTGACCCCGAGGGAGAAAATCCTCGATGCCATTGAGCTTATCAAGCAGGAATTGCGCGAGCGGAAGCAACAGTTGCTCGATGCCAACAAACTGATTGAGGCCCAGCGCATTGGCGAGCGAGTGCAGTACGATCTGGAGATGATGACCGAGCTTGGCTACTGCTCCGGCATTGAAAACTATTCCCGCTACCTGTCGGGCCGCAATGAAGGGGAAGGTCCGCCAACACTGCTGGATTACCTGCCGGCGGATGGCTTGCTGATCATAGATGAATCCCATGTCACAGTGCCCCAGATAGGCGCCATGTACAAGGGCGATCGCTCCCGTAAAACCACCCTGGTGGAATACGGCTTTCGCCTGCCATCGGCCCTGGATAACCGGCCGCTGAAATTCGAAGAGTTTGAGGCCTTGATGCCGCAAACCATTTATGTGTCTGCGACCCCGGGCCATTACGAACTTGAAAAGAGTGACGGTGAAATTGCCGAGCAGGTCGTCAGACCGACGGGCTTGCTGGATCCCGAACTGGAAGTCAGGCCCGTGGCCATACAGGTGGACGATCTCCTCTCAGAAGCCCGCAAGCGCATCGCGGTCAATGAGCGGGTGCTGGTAACCACCTTGACCAAGCGCATGGCCGAAGATCTGACCGAATATCTGGACGAACACGGCATAAAGGTGCGTTATCTGCACTCGGATATAGAAACGGTGGAGCGGGTCGAGATCATTCGCGATCTGCGTCTGGGGGTCTTTGATGTCTTGGTGGGGATCAACCTGCTGAGGGAAGGGCTGGATATGCCCGAGGTATCACTGGTGTGTATTCTGGATGCGGACAAGGAAGGCTTTTTGCGCTCCGAGCGCTCCCTTATTCAGACCATAGGCCGGGCCGCCCGTAACGTGAACGGCAAGGTGATCCTCTATGCCGACAGGGTGACGGATTCCATGGCCAGAGCCATGGGTGAAACCGAACGCCGGCGTGAGAAGCAGCGCTTGTTTAACCTGGAGCACGGCATAATCCCCAAAGGGGTGGTCAAGAAGATCACCGATGTGATGGATATAGGTGAACGAGAGGCACCGACCCGGGAGTATTCCAAGGTTGCTGAGCCAAAAGGCAAGTATCAGGGGCTTGATCCCCATGTGCTGGCACAGCAAATTGACGAGCTGGAAAAGCGTATGCTGCAGCATGCCCGGGATCTGGAATTTGAACAGGCCGCGGCGCTCAGGGACGAAGCACACAGGCTGAGGGAAACCTTGCTCAAGATATAA